A DNA window from Oceanimonas doudoroffii contains the following coding sequences:
- the phnG gene encoding phosphonate C-P lyase system protein PhnG, which produces MNTSQRKQWMSVLARASWPELEARWQALGLKVDYQPIRAPEVGLAQVRARMGGTGRAFNLGDTTVTRAVIELAGGGLGYSYVRGRSKAHAELAAVIDGLMQTGEMNERLNRELIAPLAALKAEQEALRRRQVAASKVDFFTMVRGDD; this is translated from the coding sequence ATGAATACATCACAACGCAAACAGTGGATGTCGGTACTGGCCCGCGCATCCTGGCCCGAGCTGGAAGCTCGTTGGCAGGCGCTGGGACTGAAAGTGGATTACCAGCCGATACGGGCGCCGGAAGTGGGCCTGGCCCAGGTGCGGGCGCGCATGGGCGGCACCGGTCGCGCCTTTAACCTGGGCGACACCACGGTGACCCGAGCCGTGATTGAACTGGCCGGCGGCGGGCTGGGTTACAGCTATGTGCGTGGCCGCAGCAAGGCGCATGCCGAGCTGGCCGCGGTGATCGACGGCCTGATGCAGACCGGTGAAATGAATGAACGGCTTAATCGTGAACTGATCGCGCCACTGGCGGCGCTGAAGGCCGAGCAGGAAGCACTACGTCGCCGGCAAGTGGCGGCCAGCAAGGTGGACTTTTTTACCATGGTGCGGGGAGACGACTGA
- the phnF gene encoding phosphonate metabolism transcriptional regulator PhnF yields the protein MRVYMEISRQLELDIRQHYGPGDYLPPEMQLATRFQVNRHTVRRAIDELVANGLVQRHQGKGNMVLRQPHQYLLHDGAHYTGNLLEQGSLPSCRVIKSRMLVASGKLARELEVKPEQKIIHIQTLRKTEGIPRCVINHYLPDAEWWPVLKHFRQGSLHEFLRKTLGLELKRQSTRLSARTPLSEECRLLQINKSVPVMRIKTRNLIKGTKRIAEFSVSSSRSDLIEYVVEH from the coding sequence ATGCGGGTATATATGGAAATCAGCCGGCAGCTGGAACTGGATATTCGACAGCATTACGGTCCCGGAGACTATTTGCCACCGGAAATGCAGCTGGCCACGCGTTTTCAGGTTAACCGCCATACGGTGCGCAGGGCCATCGACGAACTGGTGGCCAATGGCCTGGTTCAGCGGCATCAGGGCAAGGGCAATATGGTATTACGGCAACCGCATCAATACCTGTTGCACGACGGCGCCCACTATACCGGCAACCTGCTGGAGCAGGGCTCTCTGCCCAGTTGCCGAGTGATCAAGTCCCGAATGCTGGTGGCTTCCGGAAAACTGGCCAGGGAGCTGGAAGTGAAGCCGGAGCAAAAAATCATTCACATTCAGACACTGAGAAAAACCGAAGGCATTCCCCGCTGTGTGATTAACCATTATTTGCCCGATGCGGAATGGTGGCCGGTATTAAAACATTTCAGGCAGGGGTCCCTGCACGAATTCCTAAGAAAAACACTGGGGTTGGAGTTGAAACGGCAATCGACTCGATTAAGTGCCCGCACGCCGCTGAGTGAAGAATGCCGTTTGTTGCAAATAAACAAATCGGTGCCGGTGATGCGTATTAAAACCAGAAACCTGATCAAGGGAACGAAGCGAATTGCGGAATTCTCCGTCAGCTCTTCCCGTTCCGACCTGATTGAATATGTCGTGGAGCACTAA